The Thermodesulfobacteriota bacterium nucleotide sequence CCGTGAAGTTAGTGGATTCGGAGAACAAGTCGGAGTTCGGGGACGTCGAGGACGGAGGGTTCACAGACCAGACGGAGCCGGGATTAGAGACTATAACTTTTGCGCTCGGGGCCGACGTGCACATAGGCACGCAGGGGGATAATTACGGGAAGTACCTGGCCGTGAGCTACGAGACCGAAGGTGGGGATTCCGGCGGGACGACCGCGATTACGGGGACTGTCGTCCTGGAGAATGTGTTTGTGCCGGATGACAGGGTGACGTTGAGGTTGTAAAGGGGAGAAGCAAGGAAAGATTTCTCCTGTTTAGATTTGAGGTATTTCCGAGCAGTACTGGATATGCTTTCTTGCAATCAGTCCAGGGCGTCCGATTCCTCGCTCGCTCGGAATCGTAGTTCAGGATGACTGCTAATACTAAATCCCCCCTGTGTTCCCCCCTTTTCCTAAGGGGGGATGGAAAGAACGCTTGACGGATTGCGTAAGGAAATGGATTCCCGACACAGGCATTCGGGAATGACAACACTTGAGGTGATCCCCACCTTGATCCTCCTCCTTTGGGAAGGGGAAGGGGAGGAAAGGCAAAAGCAAAAGACAACGCGAGATCCTGAAACGAGTTCAGGATGACGGCAAAAAAGGATGACGGAAGTGCGGGGTCACGGCAGAGTGCCGTGACTCGGATTCGTGCACGCGGGGCGTGCTGGATTCCCGATACAAGCATTCGGGAATGACAGAAATAAGGTGACCCCCATCCTGACCTTCCCCCTGATAGGGGGAAGGGAAAGTGGAGAAGGGGGATGCGGTGAAAGGAGATGGAGATGGCGTATTCGAATGATGGGAATCTGGAGCAGTTTATACCGGACATACTGGACCACGGGGTGCCGGGGATAATCGACGGCGGGGTGAGCACGACTCTTGCCGGCGCGGTGTATACTGGCGCGGTATCAATAACCGTCGCCGACGGCTCGGGCATAGCGGCCGGGGATTATCTCAAGCTCGATTCGAAGGGGAACGTCGAGGTCGCGAAGGTGGACGGCGTCGAGGCGAACGTCGTTACGCTCGACGAGTATACGCCTCTTCGGAAGAGCCACAGGACCGGTGTGAAGGTGGTGCAGGTGGATTCGCCCGGCTTTGCCGCCGACCACGGCGAGGCGGCGTACGACATAGACAGGATCATAGAGGTGAAGTGGTTCAGGCCGCGCGTGAGGGAGAGGTACGGCAGGAATATAGAGTTCCTGGGCAGGGACCTCGAGTTCGACGCTGAGCTGATGCTGAACGCGGGCGTGCAGCTCCGGAAGGCGGCGGTGTACAGGGTGCTCGGCGGGTACGTGTGCCCGAAGCTGTCCAAGGCGACGCGGAACGCGGACGCCTGGGAAAAGAGGGCCGAGGAGTTCTCGAAGCGTTTCGACGAGGAGATAGAGCGCGTGCTCGCCGCCGGAATAGATTACGACTGGGACGCGAGCGGGCAGGTGGACAGGGACGAGAACAGGATCCCGGCGACGTCGTTTTACGTCGGGAGGGCGTAGAAAATGATCACCATAGATACGTCGGAGCTCGCGGAATTCCTGAAAAGCCTCGGGGCGAAGCTCGGGAAGGGGTTCGATTCCCGTAAGGCGCTCCTGGAGTCGGGGCGGCTGATCGCGTCGCTGATAAAGACGCGAACGAAGTCGGGCAAGGATGTGGACGGGAAGCCGTTCGCCCCCTATAAAAACAAGGGTGGAAGGGTGGACCTTGACGCGAGCGGCGAGATGCTGGGGGCGATAGAAGTGAGGCTCGTCTCGGACACGGAGGCCGTCGTCGGTATCTTCGACCCCGTGCAGGCGAGGAAGGCTATTGTGCACCAGATGGGACTCGGAAAGATGCCGGCCCGGAGATTCTTCGGGCTCGGGAGAGACGCCGCGGGCGTTACGGCGGAGATCGAGGCTATATTCGCGCGCGAGCTCGGGAAGGCTACGGGGAAAATATAATGGCAACGAACATAAGAGAGGAAATAGACAAGGCGCTTGCGGATGCACTGCGAGCGTCGTCACTCATACAGCTCGTGACGAGGGAGTTCGTCGGGGTGGACATGGAATCCGGCGCTATAGAGGGGATAAGTCACCTGGAGATGCCGGCCGTGATCGTGAACACGGGGAACGAGACGGGGTACGTCGAGATTCCGGGCGGGAAGACGCGGGCGAAGTATAGCCCCGAAATAGTCGGGTACGTCTACGACGAGGACGAGTATTTCACAGAGCTTAACGCGCTCGTCGCCGAGACGAAGAAGATGCTCTTCGCGTCGAGGCGGATCATTTACGGCGGGGCGTGCGTCGGGATACTGAACGGCGTGACCGCGCTTACGACGGACAGGGGGCGGCTTGCGCCGTACGGGGCGTTTTCGATGACGCTCGAGATTTTATACGATTATGAAACTGTGACCGGGGGGGAGTTGGGAACATGAAAAAATTCATACTATGCGTTTTGGGGGTGCTGGTTTTCACGGCCGGCGCCGAGGCGGATTCGGACAGGATAATGATGGACACGAGCGCGGCGCCGCTCGGGTCGGCGGGGACGTATTCCACCGATACATTCCTGGCGGAAAGCTACAAGTATGCGGCCGTTACAGTCGTCGCGGACGAGAACAGCGCCGAGGGCGGCGTCCGGATAGAGCAGTCGTGCGACGAGGATTGCGACACGGCGGCGGAGCCCGTGTTCCAGTACGTGTCGTCGTGGAGCTACATTGCCGGGTCCGCGAATAACCAGTACGTCGCGGAGCTCAACTGCAAGTGTGCGAGGGTGACTTACGTGAACGGCACGAACGCGCAGGGGAGCTTCCACATATCCACCTACCTTAAGCTTGACTAGACCGGGCTTCCTTATAGACGACCAGAGAGGGGAATCGATGAGAAAAGCGATAATACTATGCGCGCTGTTGTGCGCGGCGGGGATCGCCGCGCGCGCGGACATTCAGCAGGACGTGATTAACAGGGACCCGGCGGGTGCGTCCGGGGGCGGCGGCGGAGGCGGAGGAACTGTGACTGTCGGCGAGTCGGACGGGAGCCCGTCGGTGAGTGACGCTTCTATCATATCGTTCGACCAGTCGAAGGGATTTACCGTGACAGACGAGGGCGGGGGAGAGGCCGAGGTCGGGCTTTCGCTTGGGGCGGAGCTGGTCCTTTACGACGATTCGAACGCCGGATATCCGGCAGGGGTACTAAACGTGGAGGACGCGCTCGACGCCCTCGTGAGCGAGCCGGAAGACGGCCCGAACGGCGAGGGCAGCCTGATACCTTTCGAGAATCTGAAGAATGTGCCGCCGTTTCGGAAGACGCTTTTGCAGCTCCGCCCGCTGGGGTACGAGCCGCCGGCGTCGGGCTTTGCGACCATAGATACGAGGAACTCGCAGCCCGTTTTGACATTCGACGGCGACGAGTGCGCCGTGTGGTCGTTCGTGATGCCGAACACGTATGGAGGGAATGGTGTGACGGTGGAGTTTTACACGACGGCGACGGCGACGTCGGGGGACGTCGATTGGGACGGTTCTTTCGAGCGGCAGACGGCGCAGGATATAGATTCGGATTCGTTTGCGAGCGCGGTGTCGAACGACGGCAACGATAATAGCGGGACGTCGGGAGTGCCGACGCTCGTATCGATAGCGTTTACGGACGGGGCCGAGATGGATTCCTGCGGGGCGAACGATTTGTGCAGGGTGAAGATTTGCAGGGACGCGGCGTCGGACACCGATTCGGGCGCGGTGCAGTTCAGAGGGGGGCAGATTTATGAGACTCCGTGATTTTCTGCCGATTGCGATTCTCGCCGTTTGGCTCTTCGCCGCGGCGCGCGTGGAGGCGGCGTGGAGGTTTGACGAAACGGACGATTACGCGGCCCTCGGTTTCGACACGGCCCTGGACCTGCCGGACGGGGACTGGACGGTCGCGGGCTGGGTCCGGCTGACGAACGGCAACGCGGGGGACGCCACGAAGGGGCTTCTTGTCCGCGCGCAGAACGGGGAGTCGTACTGGGAAATTTCGATCGGGGAAGCTTCGAATCCCGCCCCCGCGGACAGGAACGAGATATGGTTTTACGCGGATAATAACGGGACGTCGGTCCATATCATGAGCACGGGGGATCTTTTCGCTTCCAATACGAGCTGGACGCATTTTGCGGCAAGGCGCTCGGGGAATACGTATACGCTGTGGGTTAACGGCTCGCAGGCGGCGTCGCAGAATAACGCCGCGCTGGGCGGTTTGAGCGCTACAGCCGGCGGCGAAATGGGGGGGCGTCTTTTTT carries:
- a CDS encoding LamG domain-containing protein, producing the protein MRLRDFLPIAILAVWLFAAARVEAAWRFDETDDYAALGFDTALDLPDGDWTVAGWVRLTNGNAGDATKGLLVRAQNGESYWEISIGEASNPAPADRNEIWFYADNNGTSVHIMSTGDLFASNTSWTHFAARRSGNTYTLWVNGSQAASQNNAALGGLSATAGGEMGGRLFFGIFLPGVFEQPLDGDLGPAAAWGRALTDAEIAGLANGFSAVCFPGWAWVIPNIRDGVELRHGIEVTRNGATVTENNRMIYCGG
- a CDS encoding phage virion morphogenesis protein, producing MITIDTSELAEFLKSLGAKLGKGFDSRKALLESGRLIASLIKTRTKSGKDVDGKPFAPYKNKGGRVDLDASGEMLGAIEVRLVSDTEAVVGIFDPVQARKAIVHQMGLGKMPARRFFGLGRDAAGVTAEIEAIFARELGKATGKI